A stretch of DNA from Erwinia aphidicola:
CTCTTTTTTGCTACTGTCTGACTCTGCATGTGACCTTCCCCGATGTGGCAAAATGTACCCGTTAGTCACTTCCTGTTTTGCAACCTCCTTTGCTCAGTCTATCGGCAGTCAGTGAGCAATCTTTATCCGGCAGATGGATTTATTGGATAAATTCGGCGTGAGATAAAACTCTGCCTGTCAGTCACGACCTCGGATAATCAACACACTTTGCCCTGCGTCAGTTGGGCGATCAGCCCAGTTGTGGCTGCCCAGCGGGTGATTTTGCGCTGTAAATTACCGCTGAAGATCGGCAAAAGCCCTGGCAATCAATACGATCCAGCTTTGGGGGTCGAATGACTTCCCCCGAGTCCATTATTTTCCTATTGGCAAGGTCAGGTGTTAAGTAGGAAGTAAAGTTCAGGTGGGTAATAAATAGCGCATGAATAAGACAATGTGCTCTCGTTATATCAATCAGGTGAATGTAGCGGATAGCATCAGGAAACCGGGAGAGGCTAAGGCGTGATGCTTATTGGTTATTTTAACGCTATTCCGTACGGTATCATTGCTTGCGATGCTGTAGTCTATTTTTCTTGATAGTTTTTTTCGCTTCGGGAAAACTTGATTTAGGAATATTCAGTATCGATCTGTACCCTGGCCTCTACCATGCCGATTTTTTCTTGGTGAAAATCCTAAAAATAAAAAAATAGTTTATCTCCTAATAGCGGGGGCATTGCCCCCTTTGCAAGATTTCAACGCATAACCCCAGATTTTAATAGCGGGTAGGGTGTGGGTATTAACTGGCTATTTCTTTCCAATAAGTCTCTTTATAAGCGTCAAAAAAATCTTTGTTCTTCGCCCTTTAATATGTGCAAGCTCTTTATTGTTATGATTTCTATAGTAAATTTTCCTCCTTTTTTTGGTTTGATAGTGATATAAAATGCTGAAAAATATGATTAAAGGTAAGGTGAATAAAAGTAATAGTTGTAACATTTTACACGCTCTCTCTTATGTCGTCTTTAGTAAGAATATTCCGCCAGAAAGATGTTTAATACCAAAAATGCCCAATGTCTATAGTTTGAAAAAAAATTAAGTTTGAGTATAGTTTTAATCAAGGGAGTATTTTTACCTGACAGGTAGAGGTTGCTATGTTAAATAAAATCTGCAGTATGAAATTTAGGAATATTCTACTGATCTCTGACGATACATTCCTCTGTGCGGGGGTTGGGTTTTTACCCGCGCTGAATCGTAGGGTGGAGTGTTTAAATCTCGAAAGTTTTATCGGTAGTGAGGTCAATGAGGCGGATATTGTTCTTCTGGATCTCCTTTCCTGGCAGACATGTACGTTTAGCGTTAAAACATCAATGACCGAGATAATAAATAACCATGCGAGAATGATAATGATTACTTGCGGGGTTTTTCAGGAGCTTCTTACTGATATTTTGTACCCTAATACATTGAAAGTTAATCGAAAGGAAATCGTTCACCTGCTAAATAAGTTGTGCGGATTGCAGTTTTCATACAGATTCGAACCCACGCCCAAAAGAAAGGTGAGGAAGTTTCTGACCAAGAGGGAGTTTGATGTTTTACATGAGTTTATAACAGGGAGTGGATCAGGGATAATAAGTAATAAATTTAATATAAATTGCAAAACGGTGAGTTCACACAAGCTGTCTGCGTTAGGTAAAATTGGATGCAAAAATATGGCTCATTTTTATATACTTAGCCGTCCCTTTACCTGTGATTTAGGCTTGCTGTTCAAGAAAAATGATAAATTATCGGCCTAAACATTAATTTTTAGCGCTCCTCACTGTCAGCAACACCATGGAAAAAAACGGTTAATATTTTATTCCCAGAAAACAGATTTCTGTCGTCATGACGCGGACTACCTCTCCCGCAGGCGGTTAGCAGTAAAGCCAGCAACAGCTCCTCGGTGAATTTACCCACCAATAATGACACATGATGAAGTGCTAAACTCAATCGCGCCGCAATCAGCAACAAATCCGCGCGCTTTCGGGCTGGCGCAGGCGGTGCGGTATGTGCCAGACTTGTTTGAGGTTTAACTCACTTTTCATCCATCTATTAAGGGGAGCATCATGGACCGATATCCACGATCCAACGATACCATTGTCCAGCGTGCCAGCGCGGGCCTGTCCGTCTATATGGCGCAGGTTTACGGCTGGATGACCTGTGGCTTGCTGTTAACGGCGTTTGTTTCCTGGTTCGCGGCGAATACGCCGGCGGTGATGGAGCTGGTATTCGCCAATCGCATCACCTTCTTCGGCCTGATTATCGTGCAGCTGGGGCTGGTGTTTGTGCTGTCCGGCATGGTGCACAAGCTGAGCGGAGCCGCTGCAACCGGCCTGTTTATGCTCTATTCAGCGCTAACCGGGCTGACCATGGCGAGTATTTTCCTCGTCTATACCTACTCTTCTATTGCCAGCACCTTCCTGGTTACCGGCGGGATGTTTGGCGCGATGAGCCTGTGGGGTTACACCACAAAACGCGATCTGAGCGGAATGGGCAGCATGCTGTTTATGGCGCTGATTGGCATCGTGTTGGCGTCACTGGTGAATATCTGGCTGAAGAGCAGCGCGCTGATGTGGGCAGTGACCTATATTGGCGTGGTGGTGTTTGTCGGCCTGACCGCCTATGACACCCAGAAGCTGAAAAACATC
This window harbors:
- a CDS encoding LuxR C-terminal-related transcriptional regulator, with translation MLNKICSMKFRNILLISDDTFLCAGVGFLPALNRRVECLNLESFIGSEVNEADIVLLDLLSWQTCTFSVKTSMTEIINNHARMIMITCGVFQELLTDILYPNTLKVNRKEIVHLLNKLCGLQFSYRFEPTPKRKVRKFLTKREFDVLHEFITGSGSGIISNKFNINCKTVSSHKLSALGKIGCKNMAHFYILSRPFTCDLGLLFKKNDKLSA
- a CDS encoding Bax inhibitor-1/YccA family protein, which codes for MDRYPRSNDTIVQRASAGLSVYMAQVYGWMTCGLLLTAFVSWFAANTPAVMELVFANRITFFGLIIVQLGLVFVLSGMVHKLSGAAATGLFMLYSALTGLTMASIFLVYTYSSIASTFLVTGGMFGAMSLWGYTTKRDLSGMGSMLFMALIGIVLASLVNIWLKSSALMWAVTYIGVVVFVGLTAYDTQKLKNIGEGINVDDKENLRRYSIMGALTLYLDFINLFLMLLRIFGNRR